The Crocinitomicaceae bacterium genome includes a region encoding these proteins:
- a CDS encoding DUF2807 domain-containing protein, producing MMKKYVLALCMGSLLTNVQAGEIDKAVDPFSTVVITGNFVITMIESTEEKVHVVNNDENVTDDKILITTEGSTLDIKIKGDTYKQRDIEMTIYYKKVNQIDAKRGARVTVSNPLKGDVITFTCSMGGQVRAEIEAGTAKLKISNDGLIDVKGTATMAEMEVSTGGTLNAGSLVTESASAKVTAGGSIKVNASKKLSVSVTSGGNITYKGNPETYEETTKLGGTITREQ from the coding sequence ATGATGAAAAAGTATGTACTCGCCCTGTGTATGGGTTCTTTATTGACAAATGTTCAAGCCGGTGAAATTGATAAAGCGGTTGATCCGTTTTCAACAGTTGTAATCACCGGAAATTTTGTGATCACCATGATTGAATCAACTGAAGAAAAAGTTCATGTTGTCAATAATGATGAAAATGTCACAGATGATAAAATCCTAATTACTACAGAAGGCAGTACACTTGATATTAAAATCAAAGGAGATACCTACAAGCAACGGGATATTGAAATGACCATTTATTACAAAAAAGTGAATCAAATTGATGCTAAAAGAGGTGCACGAGTGACTGTGAGTAATCCTTTGAAAGGAGATGTAATTACCTTTACTTGTTCTATGGGTGGCCAGGTGCGCGCTGAAATTGAAGCAGGCACAGCCAAATTAAAAATATCCAATGATGGTTTAATTGATGTAAAAGGAACAGCAACCATGGCTGAAATGGAAGTAAGCACCGGAGGTACACTCAACGCAGGATCACTGGTAACAGAATCAGCCAGTGCAAAAGTTACCGCAGGTGGTTCAATCAAAGTAAATGCATCTAAAAAACTTTCGGTATCTGTAACTTCAGGTGGTAACATCACTTATAAAGGCAACCCTGAAACGTACGAAGAAACCACTAAACTGGGCGGTACCATCACACGCGAACAATGA
- a CDS encoding Na+/H+ antiporter NhaC family protein: MRTFFIACFINVSAFGQTQMELIFPEAILSDIETEIEINSMGDSIPASLSVNGIETPVIIDAERMYFIHQFEFGEKLSIANYEIVGEQPSVIPLWTSVLPPLIAILFALIFKEVIFSMISGIFLGGAIMGFFAEGFTGIFTGFLKVIDTYILNSMNDASHLSVVLFSIVIGGVVAIISRNGGMHGIVNIIVKFASNARNGQLAAYFLGIAIFFDDYANTLVVGNTMRPITDRLKISREKLSYIVDATAAPVSAIAFVTTWIGAELGYISKGVEGINATGGEQINEGVYSIFLNSLPYAFYPILTIFFMGYLIWRQRDFGSMLKAERRARQGEVVNPEVNDADLSEMKDMEPVKGIRYRAFNAVIPVAVIVLGTMVGLVYTGFNSLQSQLLELSPAAEIHGWGDVWNNMHLLDNTVNGFTRRLGTLIGASDSYSALLWASLCALFVAMALTISQRIMSLQKTMETAISGFKTMLPALLILILAWSLALVTDDMHTADYLTGLMSGNIAPWLIPAFTFVLSAVVAFSTGSSWSTMALVYPLIIPATWAICLAPDSGIDAAAAMPIFYSTVSTVLAGAVLGDHCSPISDTTILSSLASGCNHIDHVRTQMPYALTVGGISLVCGSLLTALGINPWIGMLLGAIVCVLIVEFIGKKNDVPDVKSDSTNA; encoded by the coding sequence ATGAGAACTTTTTTTATTGCCTGCTTCATTAACGTTTCAGCATTCGGTCAGACTCAAATGGAATTGATTTTTCCGGAAGCAATTTTATCTGACATTGAAACTGAAATTGAAATTAATTCCATGGGAGATTCTATTCCTGCATCACTTTCAGTGAACGGAATTGAAACACCGGTGATCATTGATGCTGAGCGAATGTACTTTATTCACCAATTTGAATTTGGTGAAAAATTAAGTATTGCTAATTATGAAATCGTGGGCGAACAGCCTTCGGTAATTCCTTTGTGGACATCTGTTTTGCCTCCGCTCATTGCTATTTTATTTGCCTTGATTTTTAAAGAAGTTATTTTTTCCATGATCTCCGGAATTTTTCTGGGTGGAGCAATCATGGGATTTTTTGCGGAAGGATTCACCGGAATTTTCACCGGATTTTTAAAAGTAATTGATACATATATTTTAAATTCCATGAATGATGCCAGTCACTTGAGTGTGGTACTTTTTTCAATTGTGATTGGAGGTGTTGTAGCAATTATTTCACGTAACGGAGGCATGCATGGTATTGTGAATATCATTGTGAAATTTGCAAGCAATGCCCGTAACGGACAATTGGCTGCATATTTTTTAGGTATTGCCATTTTCTTTGATGATTATGCAAATACGTTGGTTGTTGGAAATACCATGCGCCCAATTACCGATCGTCTGAAAATTTCACGAGAAAAATTATCATACATTGTGGATGCAACGGCTGCGCCGGTTTCAGCTATTGCATTTGTAACAACGTGGATTGGAGCAGAGCTTGGTTATATTTCAAAAGGTGTTGAAGGAATTAATGCCACCGGTGGTGAACAAATTAATGAAGGTGTCTATTCTATTTTTTTAAATAGTTTACCTTATGCATTTTATCCCATTCTTACAATTTTTTTCATGGGATATCTGATTTGGCGTCAGCGTGATTTTGGTTCCATGTTGAAAGCTGAACGCAGAGCAAGACAAGGTGAAGTAGTGAATCCTGAAGTGAATGACGCTGACTTGTCTGAAATGAAAGATATGGAGCCTGTGAAAGGTATTCGCTATCGCGCATTCAACGCGGTAATTCCGGTTGCAGTGATTGTACTTGGCACCATGGTAGGCTTGGTTTACACAGGATTTAATTCTCTGCAATCACAATTACTTGAACTTAGTCCTGCTGCTGAAATTCATGGTTGGGGAGATGTATGGAACAATATGCATTTATTGGATAATACCGTGAACGGTTTCACCAGAAGATTGGGAACACTTATTGGTGCATCAGATTCTTATTCGGCTTTGTTGTGGGCATCCTTGTGTGCTCTTTTTGTTGCTATGGCGCTCACCATTTCACAACGCATCATGTCATTACAAAAAACTATGGAAACTGCTATTTCAGGTTTCAAAACCATGTTACCTGCCTTGTTGATTTTGATTCTGGCATGGTCACTTGCTTTAGTAACTGATGACATGCACACGGCCGATTATCTGACCGGTTTGATGAGTGGAAATATTGCACCATGGCTGATACCTGCGTTCACTTTTGTTCTGTCTGCTGTGGTTGCTTTTTCAACCGGATCATCTTGGTCAACCATGGCGTTGGTTTATCCTTTGATTATTCCTGCAACATGGGCAATTTGTCTTGCGCCTGATTCAGGTATAGATGCTGCTGCGGCCATGCCAATTTTTTATAGTACCGTGAGTACCGTTTTAGCCGGAGCTGTTTTGGGTGATCATTGTTCACCAATTTCTGATACTACTATTCTTTCATCACTCGCAAGCGGATGCAACCACATTGACCATGTTCGTACGCAAATGCCGTATGCTTTGACTGTTGGCGGAATTTCATTAGTGTGTGGTTCATTGTTGACTGCACTGGGCATTAATCCATGGATAGGTATGTTACTCGGGGCTATTGTTTGTGTACTGATTGTTGAGTTCATCGGGAAGAAAAACGACGTGCCGGATGTAAAATCTGATTCAACAAATGCCTAA
- the ruvX gene encoding Holliday junction resolvase RuvX — translation MPKLLAIDYGLKRCGIAVTDDSQIIASPLTTVETKVLEKFLETYFLANKVEAIILGEPRRLDGTDTHSSAAVRVFKEKLEKKYPNMPIHFIDERFTSKMAFQSMIDSGMSKKKRQDKSMVDQISAAIILQSFMSRNG, via the coding sequence ATGCCTAAATTACTAGCCATAGATTACGGCCTCAAGCGCTGTGGAATTGCAGTCACGGACGATTCTCAAATCATTGCATCACCCCTTACAACGGTTGAAACCAAAGTGCTTGAAAAATTTTTGGAGACTTATTTTTTAGCCAATAAAGTTGAGGCAATCATCCTTGGAGAGCCTCGGCGTTTAGACGGAACTGATACTCACAGTTCGGCCGCAGTGCGTGTGTTTAAGGAGAAACTGGAAAAGAAATATCCGAACATGCCAATTCATTTTATAGATGAGCGTTTCACTTCTAAAATGGCATTTCAAAGCATGATAGACAGTGGCATGTCAAAAAAGAAAAGACAAGATAAAAGCATGGTAGATCAAATCAGTGCTGCTATTATTTTGCAATCTTTTATGAGTAGGAATGGGTAG
- a CDS encoding IS1634 family transposase, translating into MFIRKKKNKSGKISVQIIDKSSGSYKVLHTVGVGSDQEEISDLVKRGHAWIRNFSGAQELDFSNVLEQAVKFLDGIETLKRVGYDLLLGRIFDEIGFDKIKDEFFRELVLGRIAYPKSKLKTTEYLLRYKQIDWSEDQLYRYLDKLYNRHKKFVQQISYDHTLKILNNQISVVFYDVTTLYFEIDQEDELRKTGFSKEGKHQNPQIVLGLLVSKNGYPLAYEIFEGNKFEGHTMLPVVNAFKEKYNLKQLVIIADSGLLSKSNIDELQSKNHEFILGARIKNETASVKEKILSLKLKNGQSTVIRKGNLKLIITYSDDRAKKDSYNREKGLRKIAKQIRTGRLTKSNINNRGYNKFLKMDGEILVALNQEKIAQDCKWDGLKGYLTNAKLNKKQIIENYHHLWQIEKAFRISKSDLKIRPIYHRLQRRIEAHICISFVAYKIYKELERQLNEKGAEISANKAIEIAENITEISVVLDGYNDKIKRLLLLTNEQKYLAELFSF; encoded by the coding sequence ATGTTTATTCGCAAAAAGAAAAATAAAAGCGGGAAAATTTCAGTTCAGATTATAGATAAAAGTTCTGGTAGTTATAAGGTATTACATACCGTTGGAGTTGGTTCAGATCAGGAGGAAATATCTGATTTGGTTAAAAGAGGTCATGCCTGGATAAGAAACTTTTCAGGTGCTCAGGAACTCGATTTTTCAAATGTACTAGAACAAGCCGTTAAGTTTTTAGACGGAATAGAAACCCTTAAACGTGTTGGTTATGATTTATTGTTAGGTCGAATTTTTGACGAGATAGGATTTGATAAAATCAAAGATGAATTTTTCAGGGAACTTGTTTTAGGTCGTATCGCATATCCCAAAAGCAAATTAAAGACCACAGAATATCTTCTGCGTTACAAACAAATTGATTGGAGTGAAGATCAGCTTTATCGTTATCTTGATAAGCTTTACAATAGACACAAAAAATTTGTACAACAAATCAGCTATGATCATACGCTTAAGATTTTGAACAATCAAATCAGTGTTGTCTTTTATGATGTAACAACACTTTACTTTGAAATTGATCAGGAAGATGAACTTCGGAAAACGGGTTTTTCTAAAGAAGGTAAACATCAAAATCCTCAAATAGTGCTTGGCTTGTTAGTGAGTAAAAATGGCTATCCGCTGGCGTATGAAATTTTTGAAGGAAACAAGTTTGAAGGACATACAATGCTCCCCGTGGTTAATGCTTTTAAAGAAAAATACAACCTCAAGCAATTAGTAATAATAGCAGATAGCGGACTACTTTCAAAATCAAATATAGATGAACTTCAAAGCAAAAATCACGAGTTTATTTTAGGAGCGCGAATAAAAAATGAAACTGCATCTGTCAAAGAAAAAATTCTTTCTCTAAAACTTAAAAACGGACAAAGTACGGTTATAAGAAAAGGGAATTTAAAACTCATTATTACTTATTCTGATGATCGAGCCAAGAAAGACAGCTATAATCGTGAAAAAGGCTTGAGAAAAATAGCCAAACAAATACGAACCGGACGCCTGACCAAATCAAACATAAACAACCGCGGATATAATAAATTTCTAAAGATGGATGGTGAAATACTCGTTGCTCTTAATCAAGAAAAAATTGCACAAGACTGCAAATGGGATGGACTTAAAGGGTATCTCACGAATGCTAAACTCAATAAAAAACAAATCATTGAAAACTACCATCATCTGTGGCAGATTGAAAAAGCATTTAGAATATCAAAATCAGATTTGAAAATAAGACCAATCTATCACCGCTTGCAGCGCCGAATTGAAGCTCATATTTGTATTTCTTTTGTCGCTTATAAAATTTACAAAGAACTTGAAAGGCAACTCAACGAGAAAGGCGCGGAAATAAGCGCAAACAAAGCGATTGAGATCGCTGAAAATATTACAGAAATATCCGTCGTTTTAGATGGTTATAACGACAAAATCAAAAGACTACTTTTGTTAACCAATGAACAAAAATACCTCGCTGAATTATTTTCCTTTTAA
- a CDS encoding PIN domain-containing protein — translation MKNLFLDTNVIIDTLADRKPFSRAGAKLFQYAEKDKINLFISALSYSNIYYIIRKTCTHKEMLRTLIDLESLIETVDVTKQIIAKSLNSDFKDYEDSIQYYTALSNKKITAIVTRNVKDFKKSDLAVLTPEEALGIIESVG, via the coding sequence ATGAAAAATTTATTCTTGGACACCAATGTAATTATTGACACACTCGCAGACCGCAAACCCTTTTCAAGAGCCGGAGCAAAACTATTTCAATATGCAGAAAAGGATAAAATTAATTTATTCATTTCTGCATTATCATATTCCAATATTTATTACATCATCCGTAAAACCTGTACACATAAGGAGATGCTAAGAACCCTTATAGACCTTGAATCATTAATTGAAACAGTTGACGTAACGAAACAAATAATTGCAAAATCGCTAAACTCTGACTTTAAAGACTACGAAGATTCTATCCAATATTACACTGCCCTGTCAAATAAAAAAATTACAGCCATTGTAACCAGAAATGTTAAAGACTTCAAGAAAAGTGATCTTGCTGTTTTGACACCCGAAGAAGCGTTAGGTATTATTGAGAGTGTCGGATAA
- a CDS encoding WG repeat-containing protein: MNMKEIILLAAFFYTGISFGQYFKKTESGFEMYKDSALSERAGLVAFEQCWCKPVYAEDSTILYYHARKSQRGFYSASKNGKWAIIQADGTASSDFIFNGPVEQRKSGHFLVFENLKDTLDILRYKIGSTVSRYDSLMNLDTSFFIMDDYKGSLLVSADKIKFGIINSDFKVLLPMKYESVTYKMLNFRFNPSGLLPLENELDKCGVVNYLGKTVVPFNYEWMNDYVWNDNFIFIQNGKKKGFINSQNQITVTMKYETLPMILGPKNLVADENYTWFVNEKFEAISEKYQALSREGDVYFFKQNYKWGVMDLDMKIIIPNSYTSIEYGPRLKSDPSFKCYYAVKNGKYGLISLTNEIIIPFEYECVCALSYYAPDNWYIEFKKAGTLYRFDHTGKLIEKVSGEGKSCLCEMTAP; the protein is encoded by the coding sequence ATGAACATGAAAGAAATTATTCTATTAGCAGCTTTTTTTTATACCGGCATTTCGTTCGGGCAATATTTTAAAAAAACAGAGTCGGGTTTTGAGATGTATAAAGATTCGGCATTATCCGAACGAGCCGGACTTGTTGCGTTTGAACAATGCTGGTGCAAACCCGTGTATGCTGAAGACAGCACAATATTGTATTATCATGCCCGCAAAAGTCAACGTGGTTTTTATTCAGCTTCAAAGAATGGAAAATGGGCAATCATTCAAGCTGACGGAACAGCAAGTTCTGATTTTATTTTTAACGGTCCGGTGGAGCAACGTAAATCAGGTCATTTTCTTGTGTTTGAAAATTTGAAAGATACGCTTGACATCTTGCGTTATAAAATTGGTTCTACTGTTTCGCGCTATGATTCACTGATGAATCTTGACACTTCATTTTTTATCATGGATGATTACAAAGGAAGTTTGTTAGTATCTGCTGACAAAATAAAGTTTGGCATTATCAATTCTGATTTTAAAGTTTTATTACCCATGAAGTATGAGAGTGTCACTTATAAAATGCTGAACTTCCGGTTTAATCCATCGGGATTATTGCCCCTTGAAAATGAACTAGACAAATGCGGTGTGGTGAATTATTTGGGTAAAACAGTTGTTCCATTCAACTATGAATGGATGAATGATTATGTATGGAATGATAATTTCATCTTTATTCAAAATGGAAAAAAGAAAGGATTTATCAATAGTCAAAACCAGATTACCGTTACCATGAAATATGAAACCCTACCGATGATTCTTGGTCCAAAAAATTTAGTGGCTGATGAAAATTATACCTGGTTTGTGAATGAAAAATTTGAAGCTATTTCAGAAAAATATCAGGCATTGTCACGTGAAGGAGATGTTTATTTTTTCAAACAAAATTATAAATGGGGCGTGATGGATCTGGATATGAAAATCATTATTCCAAATAGTTATACATCTATTGAATATGGACCACGATTAAAATCAGATCCTTCATTCAAGTGTTATTATGCGGTGAAAAATGGAAAATACGGTCTCATTTCACTCACCAATGAAATTATTATTCCTTTTGAATACGAATGCGTTTGCGCCTTGTCCTATTACGCACCGGATAATTGGTACATTGAATTTAAAAAAGCAGGCACACTCTATCGTTTTGATCATACCGGAAAATTAATTGAAAAAGTGAGCGGCGAAGGCAAAAGTTGTCTTTGTGAAATGACCGCACCGTAA
- a CDS encoding response regulator transcription factor encodes MIKFILCESNRLYVDVCKSICKSDQLGFELVFESICKDEIINQISSLKTHLVISDFYWSVSEQITFFKTLKAISPYTKILGWSQIDDKLFLRKLFSAGMNGYVNKNDGIQVLTDAMHGLTQADFYYPYDTKEMIGYKSDQNTILIDELTEREIKITELSYLQYQNKEIADRLNVSVKTVESIKNKLIHKLDAKKFRDVICLLIKHQIIKPDFK; translated from the coding sequence ATGATAAAATTTATTCTCTGTGAATCCAACAGGTTGTATGTTGATGTATGTAAGTCAATATGCAAAAGTGACCAACTTGGTTTTGAGTTGGTGTTTGAAAGCATTTGTAAAGATGAAATAATAAATCAAATTTCAAGTCTGAAAACACATTTGGTCATATCTGATTTTTACTGGTCAGTTTCTGAGCAAATTACTTTTTTTAAAACCCTGAAAGCAATCTCGCCATACACCAAAATTCTCGGTTGGAGTCAAATTGATGATAAACTTTTTCTACGAAAATTATTTAGTGCAGGTATGAATGGTTATGTGAATAAGAATGACGGAATACAAGTGCTCACTGACGCCATGCATGGACTAACACAAGCGGATTTTTATTATCCATACGATACAAAAGAAATGATCGGTTATAAATCTGATCAAAATACAATACTTATTGATGAATTAACCGAAAGAGAAATTAAAATCACAGAACTTAGCTACCTGCAATATCAAAATAAAGAAATTGCTGATAGGTTGAATGTTTCAGTGAAGACAGTTGAATCAATAAAAAATAAACTAATCCATAAATTGGATGCCAAAAAATTTCGTGACGTAATTTGCTTGTTGATCAAGCATCAAATTATCAAACCGGATTTCAAATAA
- a CDS encoding lanthionine synthetase C family protein yields MNETVDRIVSDLIDQKISNIELMGDNGLGPLLLLSYDQLMQNHDHGNVLNTHFHQISDLVNRPLVHSSFCSGLVGLGWLINHLIEIKIIDKKFSQFLVDVDKIAIYNCINLLKSNKHDFLHGATGNCIYLLSRLKKLSNPNIISDLILQLIKTSCIDLNGMYWIDDPAEDGENLRIINLGLAHGLASKIVLLSNAVRLGLSEEKIRDSLKRCCDFLLSAKKKKLGRSFYPDVLLDNDSDRDSRMAWCYGDLGIGIALWRAGDALNNTDIQNQAVNLFKMSIGRRKPEQTSIVDAGICHGTVGIALMYNRMYMSTGIKSLKDESNFWLWNSCEYANFNDGIGGFKTKYSLKYGGWQNDSGLLEGASGIALGILSCLENRHYNWDQCLLLS; encoded by the coding sequence GTGAATGAAACGGTAGATAGAATAGTATCTGATCTGATAGATCAGAAAATAAGTAACATCGAACTCATGGGAGATAATGGGTTAGGTCCTTTACTTTTATTATCATACGATCAACTAATGCAAAATCACGATCATGGAAACGTACTTAATACCCACTTTCACCAAATATCTGATTTAGTAAATAGGCCATTGGTACACTCTTCTTTTTGCTCAGGATTGGTTGGGTTAGGTTGGCTTATTAATCATTTGATTGAAATAAAAATAATCGACAAGAAATTTTCTCAATTCCTTGTCGATGTTGATAAAATTGCTATATACAATTGTATTAATCTTTTAAAGAGTAATAAACATGATTTCTTGCACGGGGCAACTGGAAATTGTATTTACTTATTGAGTCGATTAAAAAAATTAAGTAATCCAAATATCATTTCGGATTTAATTTTACAGTTGATTAAAACTTCATGTATAGACTTAAATGGAATGTACTGGATTGATGATCCCGCAGAAGATGGTGAAAATCTTAGAATAATTAATCTCGGTTTGGCTCATGGGTTAGCATCTAAGATTGTTTTATTGTCCAATGCCGTTCGATTAGGTCTAAGTGAAGAAAAAATTAGAGACTCTCTGAAGAGATGTTGCGATTTTTTACTTAGTGCAAAAAAAAAGAAATTAGGGAGATCATTTTATCCTGATGTCTTACTTGACAATGATTCTGACAGGGATTCACGCATGGCTTGGTGTTACGGTGATCTTGGTATTGGAATCGCCCTTTGGAGAGCTGGTGATGCGCTTAACAATACTGATATTCAAAATCAAGCCGTGAATTTGTTTAAAATGTCAATCGGAAGAAGAAAACCAGAACAGACCTCGATCGTAGATGCTGGAATTTGCCATGGTACTGTAGGAATAGCATTAATGTACAATAGGATGTACATGTCCACTGGCATAAAATCATTAAAAGATGAAAGTAATTTCTGGTTATGGAATTCTTGCGAGTATGCAAATTTTAATGATGGGATTGGTGGATTCAAGACTAAGTACAGTCTCAAATACGGCGGGTGGCAGAACGACTCTGGCCTTCTCGAAGGGGCTTCAGGTATTGCATTAGGTATACTTAGTTGCCTCGAAAATAGGCACTACAATTGGGATCAATGTCTGTTATTGTCATAG